In Fibrobacterota bacterium, the genomic stretch CAGGTCAGGCGAGACAACCCCCGCCCCGCGAAGCAGTTCCATCTCCGACCGTTCCGAGTCGTAAACTTGGCGGGAAATTCGCGCCGCCATCCGAACGCGCGCCTCGGGATCCGATTCCGTCATCGCCTGCTTCACCAATTGACCGTAGCCAGGACCAAAGCGCGCTCGATTGAGGATTTCGGCCACCAAGCCGCGCTTGGATTTGAAAGCGGCGTAGACCGTTGGCTTGGAAACCCCGGCTTCGCTTGCCACCGCATCTATCGTGGTGCGGTCAAAACCGACGGCGAGAAACAGTTTACGAGCCGCGTCGATCATCCGCTGCCGAGTTTGCTCCGCATGCTGTTCCCGGTTCGTCGATGAATAAACGCGTTGTTGTTTCTTCTTGGGCGGCATTGCCTTGTCCTTTTGGATATATCTTAATATATTTAATATACGTTAATATAGCAATCTTCGAATAACGACGGAGAAACATCATGAATCCCATCAGTGCAACTACGGCGAAAGCGTCCTTCAGTTGGACGCCGAACACCATTTCCCAAATTCTCGGCTCTGGCCTCGCCGCTTCGATTCCAGCGGTGCTCATTGCCGCCATCGCAGTGGAAGCGGTCCCCCATGTGCGAGGACTTTCCTACTTCACGGAACTCCGCTACGCCGTTACCACGCCTATCTGCATCCTGATCGCAATCGCGGGCGCCGCGTTTTACCGCGTCCGTCTGCACCGGTCTGCGCGACCGCGCGTGGCTCTGGCACTGGCTTTTTTTGCGATCGCACTCATGGTATTGGCGATGATTGCTTTGTTCGGCGGTCAATCACTGACTCTCGCCGCTTTGCCCGCGGTGCTGTCTGTGGCCACCGTGCTCTCCCTTCTTGTTCCGCGCTCGGTTGAAGTTCCTCACCGTTCGCGCTTCCGGATAGCCGCCATCGCCCTCTTCAGCGC encodes the following:
- a CDS encoding TetR/AcrR family transcriptional regulator, which codes for MPPKKKQQRVYSSTNREQHAEQTRQRMIDAARKLFLAVGFDRTTIDAVASEAGVSKPTVYAAFKSKRGLVAEILNRARFGPGYGQLVKQAMTESDPEARVRMAARISRQVYDSERSEMELLRGAGVVSPDLSDEQREQNRYVLQKKLIDFLSEAGRLRQDLDYTTARDLLYVLTARDLYRQFVVVRGWDPVKYEEWLADTLVLLLMRAASKN